A window from Ignavibacteriota bacterium encodes these proteins:
- a CDS encoding agmatine deiminase family protein, which produces MHAATHMPAEWEKHEATWISWPANVTDWPGKFAPIPWVFGEMARKITPGEILRIIVNDAAHEGKARRVLERAGVDLAQVAFFRFPTNRGWTRDMGPMFVCDERGATSVLRFRFSAWAKYPDWKKDDGVPPRAAQKLKKPLVTVKHQGREVVLEGGSIDVNGKGTLLTTEECLLHPTVQVRNPGFRRAEYEDVFRAHLGVEQVIWLGDGIAGDDTHGHVDDLCRFVNDRTVVLVDEKDPKDPNHRISRENFERLQGARLADGSRPEVVLLPMPAPLIFDGQRVPASYANFYIANAAVIVPTFNDPNDRIALGTLSELFTDRPVVGIHAVDLVWGLGTLHCLTQQQPLSRSEE; this is translated from the coding sequence ATGCACGCTGCAACACATATGCCGGCCGAGTGGGAGAAGCACGAGGCCACGTGGATCAGTTGGCCCGCGAACGTCACCGATTGGCCCGGCAAGTTCGCTCCCATCCCGTGGGTCTTCGGTGAGATGGCACGCAAGATCACGCCGGGCGAGATCCTCCGCATCATCGTGAACGATGCCGCGCATGAAGGGAAAGCGCGCCGTGTCCTTGAGCGTGCAGGCGTGGATCTTGCGCAGGTGGCGTTCTTCCGGTTCCCGACGAATCGCGGTTGGACGCGCGACATGGGGCCGATGTTCGTGTGCGATGAACGGGGGGCGACGTCCGTGCTCCGGTTCCGGTTCTCCGCGTGGGCGAAGTATCCTGATTGGAAGAAGGATGATGGAGTGCCGCCGCGCGCTGCGCAGAAACTGAAGAAGCCATTGGTCACGGTGAAGCACCAAGGGCGTGAGGTCGTTCTCGAAGGCGGCAGCATCGATGTGAACGGCAAGGGCACACTGCTCACGACGGAAGAATGCCTGTTGCATCCTACCGTGCAGGTCCGTAATCCGGGATTCCGTCGTGCTGAGTATGAGGATGTGTTCCGTGCGCATCTGGGCGTGGAGCAGGTGATCTGGCTCGGCGATGGTATTGCGGGAGATGATACCCACGGGCATGTGGACGACCTCTGCCGGTTCGTCAACGACCGCACGGTCGTGCTGGTGGATGAGAAGGACCCGAAGGATCCCAACCACCGTATCTCGCGGGAAAACTTCGAACGTCTGCAGGGTGCGCGGCTCGCGGACGGATCGCGCCCCGAGGTTGTTCTGCTTCCGATGCCTGCCCCGCTCATCTTTGACGGTCAGCGGGTCCCGGCGAGTTACGCCAATTTCTACATCGCCAATGCGGCGGTCATTGTTCCGACGTTCAACGATCCGAACGACCGCATTGCGCTCGGGACGTTGAGCGAGCTCTTCACCGACCGGCCCGTCGTAGGCATCCATGCGGTGGATCTGGTGTGGGGGCTGGGGACATTGCAT
- a CDS encoding carbon-nitrogen hydrolase → MSQNTPFRIGLVQMSMSSNTGANLAKAIAMIGQAAKQGAQVICLPELFRSPYFCQREDVALFDLAEPFPGPTTDALAAVAREHGVAIIAPVYERAGAGIYYNSAATIDADGSTVGFYRKMHIPDDPAYYEKFYFTPGDRGFQACTTKFGRVATLICWDQWFPEGARLSALQDPSVLFYPTAIGWHPYEKEQYGKAQREAWQTVQRGHAIANGVYVAAANRIGLEKQVADSPGIEFWGSSFICDPQGVVIAEASTDKEEVLVAEVDPAHLENIRRNWPFLRDRRIDMYGDITRRYYR, encoded by the coding sequence ATGTCGCAGAATACTCCGTTCCGAATCGGCCTGGTGCAGATGTCGATGTCATCCAACACCGGCGCCAACCTTGCCAAAGCGATCGCGATGATCGGCCAGGCGGCGAAGCAGGGGGCACAGGTCATCTGTTTGCCCGAGCTCTTCCGCTCGCCGTACTTCTGTCAGCGTGAGGACGTGGCGTTGTTCGATCTTGCCGAGCCGTTCCCGGGACCAACCACGGATGCGCTGGCGGCCGTGGCGCGCGAGCACGGTGTGGCGATCATCGCACCGGTCTATGAGCGTGCCGGTGCAGGCATCTACTATAATAGTGCAGCCACGATCGACGCCGACGGGTCCACGGTGGGATTCTACAGGAAGATGCATATTCCCGACGATCCTGCGTACTATGAGAAATTCTACTTCACACCCGGTGACCGCGGGTTTCAGGCATGCACCACGAAGTTCGGACGGGTGGCGACACTGATCTGCTGGGACCAGTGGTTTCCCGAGGGGGCTCGCCTTTCTGCGCTGCAGGATCCGTCGGTACTCTTCTATCCTACGGCCATTGGCTGGCATCCGTACGAGAAGGAGCAGTATGGGAAGGCACAGCGTGAGGCATGGCAGACCGTCCAGCGCGGACACGCGATCGCGAACGGGGTGTATGTCGCCGCCGCCAATCGCATCGGCCTCGAGAAGCAGGTTGCGGATTCGCCGGGCATAGAATTCTGGGGTTCGTCCTTCATCTGCGATCCGCAGGGTGTCGTGATCGCCGAAGCCTCCACGGACAAAGAAGAAGTGCTTGTGGCGGAAGTGGATCCGGCGCATCTGGAGAACATCCGCCGGAACTGGCCGTTCCTGCGCGACCGCCGGATCGATATGTACGGCGACATCACGCGCCGGTATTACCGCTGA
- a CDS encoding MFS transporter — translation MTGTTEPHPSHAFSKETALLVASLASFLTPFMGSSINVALSTIGTEMGADAVLLGWIPTAYLLTSSVLLIPVGRLADIYGRRRVFLGGIVLHTLSSFLCGIAPTFALLLAGRVLQGVSASMMSGTGMAVLTSVFPPEERGKALGINTASVYVGLSLGPTIGGVLTQQLGWRSIFLVNVPLGLLMVVLVIAKMRGEWIEARGARFDVTGTVAYCLGLVALMYGFSRLPGIDGAIILGSGVLALALFVYWETRAASPILDVSLFRHNRVFALSNLAAFINYGATFSIGFLMSLYLMHVRGFTPQQTGMVLLAQPIVMAIGSPFAGRWSDRIEPRIVASGGMALIVVGLTYFSMLSETVPIPVLVGALAMVGLGFAMFSSPNSNAVMGSVDRKVYGVAAGALATMRMTGQTFSIGIAMMIFAIVIGPVQLSPAVHTQLLVAIRIAFGVSAALCTLGVFASLARGRARGRQFRGTPEG, via the coding sequence ATGACCGGCACCACCGAGCCCCACCCTTCACACGCGTTCAGCAAGGAAACCGCCCTGCTCGTCGCGAGCCTGGCATCGTTCCTGACGCCCTTCATGGGATCCTCCATCAACGTCGCATTGTCCACGATCGGTACGGAAATGGGCGCCGATGCAGTGCTCCTGGGTTGGATCCCGACCGCGTACCTGCTGACGTCTTCGGTGCTGTTGATCCCCGTTGGCCGTCTGGCGGATATCTACGGCCGGCGGCGGGTCTTTCTGGGGGGCATCGTCCTGCACACCCTGTCTTCGTTCCTATGCGGCATCGCGCCGACCTTCGCTCTCCTTCTTGCCGGGCGGGTCCTGCAGGGGGTGAGCGCGTCCATGATGTCCGGAACCGGCATGGCTGTCCTGACATCGGTCTTTCCTCCGGAGGAACGGGGGAAGGCGCTCGGGATCAACACGGCCTCGGTCTATGTCGGACTCTCGCTTGGCCCGACGATCGGCGGGGTGTTGACGCAGCAGCTTGGCTGGCGGAGCATCTTCCTTGTGAACGTGCCGCTCGGGCTTCTCATGGTAGTGCTCGTGATCGCGAAGATGAGGGGAGAATGGATCGAGGCACGTGGTGCGCGGTTCGATGTCACGGGCACGGTAGCCTACTGTCTCGGGCTTGTCGCGTTGATGTATGGATTCTCCCGCTTGCCGGGGATCGATGGCGCGATCATTCTCGGATCGGGGGTGCTTGCCCTTGCGCTCTTTGTGTACTGGGAAACACGCGCAGCGAGTCCCATTCTTGACGTCTCGCTCTTCCGGCACAACAGGGTCTTTGCCCTTTCGAATCTCGCCGCGTTCATCAATTATGGGGCGACGTTCTCGATCGGGTTCCTGATGAGTCTGTATCTGATGCATGTCCGCGGTTTCACGCCACAGCAGACGGGGATGGTCCTGCTTGCCCAGCCCATCGTGATGGCGATCGGGTCACCGTTCGCCGGGAGGTGGTCTGACCGCATTGAGCCTCGCATTGTTGCATCGGGGGGGATGGCATTGATCGTGGTGGGCCTCACGTACTTTTCCATGCTGTCCGAGACCGTTCCCATACCGGTGCTTGTCGGAGCGCTTGCGATGGTCGGCCTCGGCTTTGCGATGTTCTCATCGCCCAACTCCAATGCCGTCATGGGGTCGGTCGATCGGAAGGTCTATGGTGTTGCAGCCGGCGCCCTGGCGACGATGCGGATGACGGGACAGACGTTCAGCATCGGCATTGCGATGATGATCTTTGCCATTGTGATCGGGCCGGTGCAGTTGTCACCTGCGGTGCACACGCAGTTGCTTGTGGCGATCCGGATCGCCTTTGGCGTTTCGGCCGCGCTCTGTACGCTCGGGGTGTTCGCGTCCCTGGCGCGGGGGCGTGCGCGTGGCCGGCAGTTCCGTGGCACGCCGGAGGGCTGA
- a CDS encoding M20/M25/M40 family metallo-hydrolase, whose product MARCTVALLLLVFSATLLQAQPERIDSAAVALIKEEGLQHSQVMPLLSSLCDVYSPRLTWSPEYTRGADWVKKTFATWGITNVSYDRWAPLGRGWTLKNFSAMVTSPVPFPVIAYPSAWSPGFKEKEAEVVYLNASDPSELERYKGKLKGKFVLLSDLADVRPHFTPQATRLADSVLLRMANADIQGGRRGGRRFPRLDRMTPQAIDSALIAIAQASPDVDTAAMRERFSGMRMTPRKLLFAQEEGAIAVITPGNGDGGTMLVQSATVPQPQDVPREQRIPAYDAKATSFIPQVVFAAEHYNRILRSIKLGEKVTLEMELQVETTKADSSFNVIAEIPGTDLKDEIVMIGGHFDTWHAGTGATDNNSGVAACMEAARILKVLAERNGLKTRRTIRIGFWGGEEQGLFGSREYVSEFFAQREGDQGFGGPGGPGGTPEITKKAGFDKLSVYFNHDNGTGRLRGIYLQGNEATRPIFRRWLTAYGDPTIQTITIQNTGGTDHQSFDGVGLPGFQFIQDQIEYDSRTHHYNMDVYERLIGEDMKQAATVIAFFTWQAANRDGRFPRK is encoded by the coding sequence ATGGCACGCTGCACAGTGGCTCTATTGCTCCTGGTGTTCTCTGCTACGCTCCTGCAAGCTCAGCCCGAACGTATCGACAGCGCCGCAGTGGCATTGATAAAAGAAGAAGGACTTCAGCATTCTCAGGTGATGCCGCTGCTGTCATCGCTCTGTGACGTGTACAGCCCACGACTGACCTGGTCCCCCGAATATACCCGCGGCGCGGATTGGGTGAAGAAGACCTTTGCCACATGGGGGATCACGAACGTCTCCTACGATCGATGGGCTCCACTCGGCCGTGGCTGGACACTGAAGAATTTCTCGGCGATGGTCACCTCGCCTGTCCCCTTCCCGGTCATCGCCTACCCCTCAGCCTGGTCGCCGGGATTCAAGGAGAAGGAAGCAGAGGTCGTCTATCTCAACGCATCCGATCCTTCGGAACTCGAACGCTATAAAGGAAAACTCAAAGGGAAGTTCGTCCTGCTCTCCGATCTTGCCGATGTACGCCCGCACTTCACGCCACAGGCAACACGCCTGGCGGATTCGGTGCTTCTCAGGATGGCGAATGCGGACATCCAGGGTGGGCGCAGGGGTGGACGGCGCTTCCCGCGGCTCGACCGCATGACACCCCAGGCGATCGATTCGGCACTCATCGCCATCGCACAAGCATCCCCCGATGTGGATACGGCGGCGATGCGCGAGCGCTTCTCCGGCATGCGCATGACCCCGCGCAAGCTCCTGTTCGCGCAGGAAGAAGGCGCGATCGCGGTGATCACACCCGGCAACGGCGACGGCGGAACGATGCTCGTCCAGTCCGCGACGGTCCCGCAACCGCAGGACGTCCCCCGCGAACAACGCATCCCGGCGTACGATGCGAAGGCAACCTCCTTCATCCCGCAGGTCGTCTTCGCCGCAGAGCATTACAACCGTATCCTCCGCTCGATCAAGCTCGGCGAGAAGGTGACACTCGAGATGGAACTCCAGGTCGAGACGACGAAGGCGGACTCCAGCTTCAATGTGATCGCGGAGATCCCCGGCACCGACCTCAAGGATGAGATCGTGATGATCGGCGGACACTTCGATACCTGGCACGCAGGGACCGGCGCAACGGACAACAACTCCGGCGTTGCAGCATGCATGGAAGCCGCACGCATCCTGAAAGTGCTTGCCGAAAGGAACGGACTGAAGACGCGCCGGACGATCCGGATAGGATTCTGGGGTGGAGAAGAGCAGGGACTCTTCGGATCGCGGGAGTACGTCTCCGAGTTCTTCGCACAGCGCGAGGGAGACCAGGGATTTGGAGGACCCGGCGGGCCGGGCGGAACCCCGGAGATCACAAAGAAGGCCGGGTTCGACAAACTGTCGGTCTACTTCAATCACGACAATGGCACCGGACGTCTCCGCGGCATCTACCTCCAGGGTAATGAAGCCACCCGGCCGATCTTCCGCCGTTGGCTCACGGCATACGGGGACCCCACGATCCAGACGATCACGATCCAGAACACCGGCGGCACGGACCATCAATCGTTCGATGGCGTCGGCCTCCCAGGGTTTCAGTTCATCCAGGACCAGATCGAATACGACTCACGTACGCATCACTATAATATGGATGTGTACGAACGTCTCATTGGCGAGGACATGAAGCAGGCAGCGACGGTGATCGCATTCTTCACCTGGCAGGCAGCGAACCGGGACGGGCGATTCCCGCGCAAATAG
- a CDS encoding C69 family dipeptidase: MVCRNRTAILCTAYVLLLFIVTTAVSIAQPERPEACTTITVGKAASADGSVITSHTLDDHRSQTTIDIRPARKHGASDTFTCYRIADNDTTPMPSYAQLPLGTIPEARQTYGYINTSLPCMNEKQLAIGESTFGGREELVSDKGIIDLWRLVRLLIERCSSAREAIRLAGELTGRYGWRDVGECLTIADTAEVWHFEIVGPGTGRVGSVWAAQRVPDGHVAVNANASRIRQVHPEDTTMFLVSANCMRVARENGWWDPAAGPFEFCYAYDPDGRQSFASRRREWRVLDLLAPSLKLSPNAENYPFSVKPDSAVTLPKLVAIFQDSYEGTEFYPVKNITWVNPQGKTEISPMASPFMPYDMLKLFNVNGGWGWRGERTIARWFTVYATITQSRSWLPDPIGGVVWLAWDNAATGLYTPVYCGVTDLPASFKIDGRFGYDRRCAWWAYNHLSTLASQRWGDMRRDIARVLGPLQEQMFQQQGATEQEALRLYRLAPARSVEYLTRYTNSWAERGVTEGWRLGDLLWTKYDEKF, translated from the coding sequence ATGGTCTGCCGGAACCGTACCGCCATCCTTTGCACCGCATATGTTCTGCTTCTGTTCATCGTCACCACCGCCGTGTCCATTGCACAGCCGGAGCGGCCGGAAGCCTGCACGACCATCACGGTCGGCAAGGCAGCATCGGCGGACGGTTCGGTCATCACCTCGCACACGCTCGACGATCATCGTTCGCAGACCACGATAGACATCCGCCCGGCGCGGAAGCATGGTGCATCTGATACATTCACGTGTTACCGGATCGCTGACAACGACACGACGCCCATGCCGTCGTATGCGCAGTTGCCGTTGGGCACGATACCGGAAGCACGGCAGACCTACGGATACATCAATACGTCGCTCCCCTGTATGAATGAGAAGCAGCTTGCCATCGGCGAGTCCACGTTCGGTGGGCGGGAAGAGCTTGTTTCGGACAAAGGGATCATTGACCTGTGGCGGCTGGTCCGGCTGCTCATCGAACGGTGTTCGTCAGCCCGTGAAGCGATCCGGCTTGCGGGTGAACTGACAGGCAGGTACGGGTGGCGGGATGTCGGGGAGTGTTTGACGATCGCCGATACGGCGGAGGTATGGCATTTTGAGATCGTCGGTCCGGGTACGGGGCGGGTGGGATCCGTGTGGGCGGCGCAGCGTGTGCCCGATGGCCACGTGGCGGTGAATGCCAACGCGAGCCGCATCCGGCAAGTGCATCCGGAAGACACCACCATGTTCCTTGTGTCCGCGAACTGCATGCGTGTGGCGCGCGAGAACGGCTGGTGGGATCCGGCGGCCGGGCCATTCGAGTTCTGTTACGCCTACGATCCGGATGGCCGTCAGTCGTTCGCCAGCCGGCGGAGGGAGTGGAGAGTGTTGGATCTCCTTGCGCCCTCGTTGAAGCTCTCGCCGAATGCAGAGAACTATCCGTTCTCTGTGAAGCCCGACTCCGCCGTCACCCTCCCCAAGCTCGTTGCGATCTTTCAGGACAGCTATGAAGGGACCGAGTTCTATCCGGTGAAGAACATCACGTGGGTGAACCCGCAGGGGAAGACCGAGATCTCGCCGATGGCGTCGCCGTTCATGCCGTATGATATGCTGAAGTTATTCAACGTGAACGGAGGGTGGGGGTGGCGGGGGGAGCGGACGATCGCGCGCTGGTTCACCGTGTATGCCACGATCACGCAGTCGCGTTCGTGGTTGCCCGATCCGATCGGGGGTGTTGTGTGGTTGGCGTGGGACAATGCGGCCACGGGGTTGTACACGCCGGTGTACTGTGGTGTGACGGACCTGCCGGCATCGTTCAAGATCGATGGGCGGTTCGGGTATGACCGGCGGTGTGCATGGTGGGCGTACAATCATCTTTCCACGCTTGCGTCGCAGCGGTGGGGCGACATGCGTCGGGATATCGCACGTGTGCTCGGGCCGCTGCAGGAGCAGATGTTCCAGCAGCAGGGTGCGACGGAGCAGGAGGCGCTGCGGTTGTACCGGTTGGCGCCTGCGCGGTCGGTCGAGTATCTGACGCGGTATACGAACAGCTGGGCGGAGCGGGGGGTGACGGAGGGATGGAGGCTCGGGGACCTGTTGTGGACGAAGTATGACGAGAAATTCTGA
- a CDS encoding carbohydrate binding family 9 domain-containing protein, whose protein sequence is MRRIPSVFVLLVCAATAGAITREPLHPTRIGVAPPAIDGVLSDPAWQGAAQVDVFRTYTPDFGREVPQRTRTLMAYDAEHLYFAFRCDDDRPDLIKAAVTGRDNIRPDDWICINLDSFNDQQSLYAFYVNPHGIQMDSRYAANQEDFSVDLLWESGGTIDSSGYSIEVALPLKSLRFAGSDSVTMSVYFERRISRTSEQVAHPPMDPAKGFALVTQTAPMIYRGLEQPTLLEFIPAFTFSQRSQNVNGTFGVKERMSDLSLTGKYGITTDLILDATYNPDFSQIEADAGQVDVNLRFGLFFPEKRPFFLEGSEIYTLAATAISDLDPVQSVVHTRTIVDPLAGVKLSGKLSAKSTLAVLYALDEIDPAETALHGNYASVPVIRFKQALQGDSYLGGLYAARETNAEHSRLFGIDGMQRVTEGSMLEMHALGSDTRDPHRPGIARGHALGLRYAYGTRDLDLGFAVKDIAEGFSADIGYITRTGVRMYSGLVRPRWYPESSIIQRVDFQVFSVQTHDRASSLWETNNAISAQVAWGGTLQTYIQYSIANEVFAGQRFRTDGFLIYIGGQWTRKLSGNVMYADGKGIYYAADPFGGRGRRVTGQVIYQPTDNIEARASMTFSDFVSDRDGSRVYEYPIARGRLTYQVNRYLFFRGVVEYNRYRRQLLTDFLASFTYVPGTVVHFGYGSLYEKQEWRQDRFVESPAFHEMQRGLFFKMSYLWRV, encoded by the coding sequence ATGCGACGGATCCCGTCTGTTTTCGTTCTTCTCGTTTGTGCCGCCACTGCCGGAGCCATCACCCGTGAGCCGTTGCACCCGACGCGCATAGGGGTTGCGCCGCCGGCCATCGATGGGGTCCTGAGCGATCCCGCCTGGCAAGGCGCCGCGCAAGTAGATGTGTTCCGCACGTATACACCTGACTTTGGCAGAGAGGTGCCCCAGCGCACCAGGACCCTGATGGCGTATGACGCCGAGCATCTGTATTTCGCCTTCCGCTGTGATGATGACCGGCCGGACCTCATCAAGGCGGCGGTCACGGGGCGCGACAACATCCGTCCCGACGACTGGATCTGCATCAATCTGGACTCCTTCAACGATCAGCAATCGTTGTACGCGTTCTATGTGAACCCCCATGGCATCCAGATGGACAGCCGGTATGCAGCGAACCAGGAGGACTTCAGTGTCGATCTGCTCTGGGAGAGCGGCGGCACCATCGATTCGTCGGGGTACAGCATCGAGGTGGCACTGCCGCTGAAGAGCCTGCGCTTTGCCGGTTCGGATTCCGTGACCATGTCCGTGTATTTCGAACGGAGGATCAGCAGGACCTCGGAGCAGGTCGCGCACCCTCCGATGGACCCGGCGAAGGGCTTTGCGCTGGTCACCCAGACCGCTCCCATGATCTATCGCGGCCTGGAGCAACCGACGCTGCTGGAGTTCATCCCGGCATTCACATTCAGCCAGCGCTCGCAGAATGTCAACGGGACGTTCGGAGTGAAGGAGCGGATGAGCGACCTTTCGTTGACGGGCAAGTACGGCATCACCACGGACCTCATCCTCGATGCCACATACAATCCGGACTTCAGTCAGATCGAGGCCGATGCGGGTCAGGTGGACGTGAACCTCCGCTTCGGGCTGTTCTTCCCGGAGAAGCGTCCGTTCTTCCTCGAGGGGAGCGAGATCTATACGCTTGCGGCAACAGCCATCTCCGATCTGGACCCCGTCCAGTCGGTCGTGCACACCCGCACCATCGTCGATCCGTTGGCCGGAGTGAAACTCTCCGGAAAGTTGTCCGCGAAGAGCACCCTTGCGGTGTTGTATGCGCTGGATGAGATCGACCCTGCGGAGACGGCCCTTCACGGCAACTACGCGTCCGTACCCGTGATCCGTTTCAAGCAGGCCCTGCAGGGTGACAGCTATCTTGGTGGGTTGTATGCGGCGCGGGAGACGAATGCCGAGCACAGCCGGCTGTTCGGGATCGATGGGATGCAGCGGGTGACGGAGGGGAGCATGCTCGAGATGCACGCTCTGGGGTCGGACACCCGGGATCCGCACCGGCCCGGGATCGCGAGGGGTCATGCGTTGGGGCTCCGCTACGCGTATGGGACACGCGATCTGGACCTCGGGTTCGCGGTCAAGGATATCGCGGAAGGGTTCAGCGCGGATATCGGCTATATCACACGGACGGGCGTGAGGATGTACTCAGGCCTCGTCCGGCCGCGCTGGTATCCGGAGTCATCCATCATCCAGCGTGTCGACTTTCAGGTCTTCTCGGTGCAGACGCATGACCGTGCTTCGTCGCTCTGGGAGACGAACAATGCGATCTCTGCCCAGGTTGCGTGGGGAGGGACGCTGCAGACCTACATACAGTACTCGATCGCCAATGAGGTCTTTGCCGGTCAGCGCTTCAGAACGGACGGATTCCTGATCTATATCGGTGGACAATGGACGCGAAAGCTCTCGGGGAATGTGATGTACGCGGACGGCAAGGGCATCTACTATGCGGCGGATCCGTTCGGGGGGAGGGGGCGAAGGGTGACGGGGCAGGTGATCTATCAGCCGACCGACAACATCGAAGCGCGGGCATCGATGACCTTCAGCGACTTCGTCAGCGACAGGGATGGGAGCCGGGTGTACGAGTATCCCATTGCCCGGGGGCGGCTGACCTATCAGGTGAACCGCTATCTGTTCTTCAGGGGTGTCGTGGAGTACAACCGGTACCGGCGGCAGCTCCTGACGGACTTCCTGGCGTCGTTCACGTACGTACCCGGCACGGTTGTCCATTTCGGGTACGGATCGTTGTACGAGAAACAGGAATGGCGGCAGGACCGCTTTGTGGAGAGTCCGGCGTTCCATGAGATGCAGCGTGGCCTCTTCTTTAAGATGTCCTATCTGTGGAGGGTGTAG
- a CDS encoding M3 family metallopeptidase — translation MHHMPATLLLACLLPVIAIAGTDTNPFLAPYGTPFETPPFDRIKPEHFLPAIQQGMAEQKAEIRAISLVRSVPTFENTIVAYDRSGALLGRVTGVFGALRGAITTDQLDSIANITTPMLTTHRNDIALDEQLFLRVKAVYDRRAELKLTPAQTMLLDNTYKNFVRNGASLNPEAKKSLRALNDELSMLSLKFNQNLLKETNGYRMIVDRKEDLDGLPPAVIAAAATVAEKAGQSGKWAFTLQKPSWIPFLQYATNRALREKLYKAYCNRGDNNNATDNKVILARIAALRAARAQLLGYKTHAEYVLEENMAKTPGAVYDFLSTLWKPALARATKERDAMQAMIRAGGKDFPLASWDWWYYAEKIKKAEFDLDEEQLRPYFKMENVRRGAFEVASRLYGLQFIERKDIQRYADDVAVFEVKEADGSHLGIIYTDYFLRNGKRPGAWMSSFRSYSVEGDTVHTPIVYNVGNFTGPSEGKPALLSLEEVETLFHEFGHALFGLLSRRPYENLSLPRDGIELPSQVMENWAMHPDVLRSYARHYQTDAPIPEDLIRKIEKSGTFNQGFATVEYLAASILDLDWHTLTDTTSVDATAFENATFTRLALIPEVLPRYRSPYFAHIFTSGYSAGYYSYIWAEVLDADAFEAFKERGLFDKKTADAFRKNILEQGGTADPMVLYERFRGKKPDTTPLLRKRGLQ, via the coding sequence ATGCACCATATGCCTGCCACACTTCTCCTTGCCTGTCTCCTGCCGGTCATCGCCATCGCAGGGACCGACACGAACCCGTTCCTCGCACCGTACGGCACGCCGTTCGAAACGCCCCCGTTCGACAGGATCAAGCCCGAACACTTCCTTCCCGCGATCCAACAGGGCATGGCGGAACAGAAGGCGGAGATCCGCGCGATCTCGCTGGTCCGCTCCGTGCCGACCTTCGAGAATACGATCGTGGCGTACGACCGGAGCGGTGCCTTGCTCGGCAGGGTGACCGGCGTCTTCGGTGCACTGCGCGGAGCGATCACCACGGATCAACTGGACAGCATCGCCAACATCACAACACCGATGCTCACCACCCATCGGAACGACATCGCACTGGACGAACAGCTCTTCCTGCGCGTGAAGGCGGTCTATGACCGGCGTGCAGAACTGAAGCTCACTCCTGCTCAGACGATGTTGCTGGACAACACGTACAAGAATTTTGTGCGCAACGGCGCGAGCCTCAACCCGGAAGCGAAGAAGTCCCTCCGTGCGCTGAACGACGAACTGTCGATGCTCTCCCTGAAGTTCAATCAGAACCTGCTCAAGGAGACCAACGGTTACCGGATGATCGTCGACAGGAAGGAAGATCTGGACGGCCTTCCGCCGGCAGTGATCGCCGCGGCGGCCACCGTGGCCGAAAAGGCGGGCCAATCCGGGAAGTGGGCGTTTACACTGCAGAAGCCGAGCTGGATCCCTTTCCTGCAGTACGCAACGAACCGGGCACTACGCGAGAAGCTGTACAAGGCGTACTGCAACAGGGGCGACAACAATAATGCCACCGACAACAAGGTGATCCTCGCCCGTATCGCAGCACTGCGCGCCGCACGTGCCCAACTCCTCGGATACAAGACCCACGCGGAGTATGTCCTCGAAGAGAACATGGCGAAGACCCCGGGTGCGGTGTATGACTTCCTCTCCACACTCTGGAAGCCTGCCCTCGCCCGTGCCACAAAAGAACGCGATGCAATGCAGGCCATGATCCGCGCCGGGGGAAAGGACTTCCCTCTCGCTTCATGGGACTGGTGGTACTATGCCGAAAAGATCAAGAAGGCGGAGTTCGATCTGGATGAGGAACAGTTGCGGCCGTATTTCAAAATGGAGAATGTGCGCCGCGGTGCGTTCGAGGTGGCCTCACGCCTCTACGGACTGCAATTCATCGAACGGAAGGACATCCAGCGGTATGCGGACGACGTGGCGGTGTTCGAGGTGAAAGAAGCCGACGGCTCACACCTCGGGATCATCTACACGGATTACTTCCTCCGCAATGGCAAACGGCCCGGTGCGTGGATGAGCTCGTTCCGTTCGTACAGCGTGGAGGGCGACACCGTCCATACCCCCATCGTCTACAACGTGGGCAACTTCACCGGCCCCTCGGAAGGCAAACCCGCCCTCCTGAGCCTCGAGGAGGTCGAAACGCTCTTCCATGAATTCGGCCACGCTCTCTTCGGCCTCCTCTCCCGCCGGCCCTATGAGAACCTGAGTCTGCCCCGCGACGGGATCGAACTCCCTTCCCAGGTCATGGAAAACTGGGCGATGCACCCCGACGTCCTGCGGTCCTACGCACGCCACTATCAGACCGACGCCCCCATCCCCGAAGACCTGATACGGAAGATCGAGAAGAGCGGAACCTTCAACCAGGGCTTCGCCACCGTCGAGTATCTTGCCGCCTCGATCCTGGACCTGGACTGGCATACCCTGACGGACACCACGTCCGTGGATGCCACGGCATTTGAGAACGCCACCTTCACACGGCTGGCCCTGATCCCCGAGGTCCTTCCCCGGTATCGCAGCCCGTACTTTGCGCATATCTTCACCAGTGGCTACAGTGCCGGATACTACAGCTACATCTGGGCCGAAGTGCTCGATGCCGACGCGTTCGAGGCCTTCAAGGAGAGGGGACTCTTCGACAAGAAGACCGCTGATGCGTTCAGAAAGAACATCCTGGAACAGGGCGGCACCGCCGATCCGATGGTCCTCTATGAACGGTTCCGCGGGAAGAAGCCGGATACCACGCCGCTCCTGCGAAAGCGCGGACTCCAGTAA